A window of Nocardia fluminea contains these coding sequences:
- a CDS encoding IS3 family transposase translates to MGQTSRHRRRSPTRNHSRRVRRAARGTQADQAARARSRGHAPCRRLFLPRRQPKMTYPLVLDLAADKIPVAVTCRVLGFSPQAFYKRKQQPVSQRDWDDAHLINAAYDIHADDPAFGYRFIADELPARGIRAGENRVARLCSQQRIWSVFAKKRGLNRKAGPPVHDDLVGRRFTAATQDSVWLTDITEHATSEGKLYLCAIKDVFSNRIVGYSIDSRMKASLAVSALNHAVALRSPTATVVHSDRGSQFRSRKFVNALSSNGLRGSMGRVGACGDNAAMESFFALLQKNVLDRQRWSTRDELRLAIVVWIERTYHRTRRQRRLGRLTPIEFETINQPALAA, encoded by the coding sequence CTGGGTCAAACAAGCCGACATCGAAGACGGTCACCAACGCGGAACCACTCGCGACGAGTCCGCCGAGCTGCGCGAGGCACGCAAGCGGATCAGGCAGCTCGAGCAAGAAGCCGAGGTCATGCGCCGTGCCGTCGCCTATTTCTCCCGCGACGTCAACCCAAAATGACCTACCCGCTGGTCCTCGACCTGGCCGCTGACAAGATCCCTGTCGCGGTGACCTGCCGGGTACTCGGATTCTCCCCGCAAGCGTTCTACAAACGGAAGCAACAGCCTGTCTCACAACGTGATTGGGATGACGCGCATCTGATCAACGCTGCCTACGACATCCATGCCGACGACCCGGCGTTCGGCTACCGATTCATCGCCGACGAACTGCCCGCCCGCGGCATCCGTGCCGGCGAGAACCGAGTCGCCAGATTGTGTTCACAGCAGCGGATCTGGAGCGTGTTCGCCAAGAAGCGCGGATTGAACCGCAAGGCCGGTCCACCGGTCCACGACGACCTCGTCGGGCGTCGATTCACTGCGGCGACACAGGATTCGGTGTGGCTGACCGATATCACCGAACACGCCACCAGTGAGGGCAAGCTGTATTTGTGTGCGATCAAGGACGTGTTCTCCAACCGGATCGTCGGGTACTCGATCGATTCACGGATGAAAGCGTCGCTCGCGGTGTCGGCGTTGAACCACGCGGTCGCTCTCCGCTCACCCACCGCGACGGTCGTACATTCGGACAGGGGCAGTCAATTTCGGTCTCGGAAGTTCGTGAACGCGTTGTCGTCCAATGGTTTACGAGGGTCAATGGGCCGCGTCGGAGCATGCGGCGACAACGCCGCGATGGAGTCGTTCTTCGCGCTGCTGCAGAAGAACGTCCTCGACCGGCAGCGGTGGTCGACCCGCGACGAACTCCGCCTAGCGATCGTGGTCTGGATCGAGAGGACCTACCACCGCACCCGCCGGCAACGCCGACTCGGCAGACTCACCCCGATCGAGTTTGAGACAATAAACCAGCCCGCGCTCGCGGCCTGA
- a CDS encoding PIN-like domain-containing protein, which translates to MPTAPHAEKQSNEPDGSSSFRTEFAGYYPPTGDELRRFVVEGLVVLDTNAVLDLYRFTDTTREEYFDALKLLGERLWIPNRVGEEFHDNRTTVIRERQDIRDAISVQLAEPIEVLVSAIAAHAQRHGLDGPAAADSVHKGVLAALEPVIRDIEGTTGAVNLDPDAHPDSDPILTKISVLFHGKTGAALDEKQSSAAQNTHKLRMAGHIPPGYRDGKKAERSIGDYLVWRQTLTEAADRKLPVLIVTNEKKEDWVFRDGRYTMPRVELVREMKRTAGCEFHLVDVPTFLAMARKYLAAEVSEAAVDEASRVSDVAASESEREIASTRTAVGSQAFAGFNTSSIMQEAFAGLDPSAGLREALAGVDTTLWARHALADVDTTAGLRETLAGFDTTAGLRETLAGFDTTAGLRETLAGFDTTAAIRNMMAQIAPGSDHAIRSTAQESSTRKGALAEPATKRAASKSSGTRQARAEAAESSTKKAASTEPTTKRAAKKPATKRKRTEKND; encoded by the coding sequence GTGCCGACCGCCCCTCACGCCGAGAAGCAATCGAATGAGCCTGACGGAAGTTCCAGCTTCCGGACCGAGTTCGCGGGCTACTACCCGCCGACCGGCGACGAACTGAGACGCTTCGTTGTCGAGGGCCTCGTCGTGCTGGACACCAATGCGGTGCTGGACCTGTATCGCTTCACCGACACCACCCGCGAGGAGTACTTCGACGCGCTCAAGCTTCTGGGCGAGCGGCTCTGGATTCCGAACCGAGTCGGCGAAGAGTTCCACGACAACCGGACTACCGTCATCCGTGAGCGACAAGACATTCGAGACGCGATAAGCGTCCAGTTGGCCGAGCCGATCGAGGTCTTGGTGAGTGCCATCGCCGCCCATGCTCAGCGACACGGTCTCGACGGACCCGCCGCCGCCGACTCAGTCCACAAAGGCGTGCTCGCCGCCCTCGAACCGGTGATTCGTGACATCGAAGGAACAACTGGTGCCGTCAATTTAGACCCTGACGCCCACCCGGACTCGGATCCGATTCTCACCAAGATCAGCGTGCTGTTCCACGGAAAGACCGGAGCCGCACTCGATGAAAAGCAGTCCTCCGCAGCGCAGAACACTCACAAACTCCGCATGGCCGGGCACATCCCACCGGGCTACCGTGACGGCAAGAAGGCTGAGCGTTCCATTGGTGACTATCTGGTCTGGCGGCAGACACTCACCGAGGCCGCCGACCGGAAATTACCGGTCCTGATAGTCACCAACGAGAAGAAGGAAGACTGGGTCTTCCGCGACGGCAGATATACCATGCCTCGCGTTGAACTGGTCAGGGAGATGAAGAGGACAGCCGGGTGTGAGTTCCATCTGGTCGATGTGCCGACATTCCTTGCCATGGCGAGGAAGTACCTCGCTGCCGAGGTCAGCGAAGCAGCCGTCGATGAAGCAAGCCGCGTCAGCGATGTGGCTGCCTCAGAGTCCGAACGGGAGATTGCAAGTACGCGTACCGCTGTGGGGAGCCAGGCATTCGCGGGTTTCAACACCTCCTCAATAATGCAGGAAGCATTCGCAGGACTCGACCCCTCCGCTGGCCTTCGCGAAGCGCTCGCGGGCGTCGACACGACCTTGTGGGCCCGCCACGCGCTCGCGGATGTCGACACGACTGCTGGACTGCGCGAAACACTGGCCGGTTTCGACACCACCGCTGGACTACGCGAAACACTGGCCGGTTTCGACACCACCGCCGGACTACGCGAAACACTGGCCGGTTTCGACACCACCGCAGCGATCCGCAACATGATGGCCCAAATAGCGCCGGGCTCCGACCACGCAATCCGGTCCACAGCACAGGAGTCTTCGACGAGGAAGGGGGCTTTGGCGGAGCCAGCGACCAAGCGTGCGGCATCGAAGAGTTCTGGAACCCGACAGGCACGCGCCGAGGCGGCTGAGTCTTCGACTAAGAAGGCGGCGTCGACGGAGCCAACCACCAAACGCGCTGCGAAGAAGCCCGCGACCAAAAGGAAGCGCACAGAGAAGAACGACTGA
- a CDS encoding universal stress protein, with product MSEPHNPQPGVRDWRDPLCVDGPAGPTAPTTHLVVGFDRHNASHIALDYAIGLARVLNAHLHVAHVIDTDDLPIDPDAADWDHAITEVVERERASACSMLAALPGNWTYHAQRGNPGHLLSSIADAHDASMIVIGAPRHGLASLVERLLGESVSTQLIHHGHRPVLLVPEHSPASARLSRP from the coding sequence ATGAGCGAACCCCACAATCCACAGCCCGGCGTACGGGACTGGCGAGACCCGTTGTGCGTGGACGGCCCGGCCGGACCGACCGCGCCGACGACGCATCTGGTGGTCGGGTTCGACCGGCACAACGCCAGCCATATCGCACTCGACTATGCGATCGGATTGGCCCGCGTGCTCAACGCGCACCTGCATGTCGCCCACGTTATCGACACCGACGACCTGCCCATCGATCCCGACGCCGCAGATTGGGACCACGCGATCACCGAGGTTGTCGAGCGTGAACGCGCCTCTGCGTGCTCGATGCTGGCCGCGTTGCCCGGCAACTGGACCTATCACGCACAGCGTGGCAATCCCGGACATCTGCTGAGCTCGATCGCCGACGCTCACGACGCGTCGATGATCGTGATCGGCGCCCCTCGTCACGGCCTGGCATCGCTTGTCGAGCGGCTGCTCGGGGAGTCGGTGTCGACCCAGTTGATCCATCACGGCCACCGGCCGGTGCTGCTGGTCCCCGAACACAGCCCCGCCTCGGCTCGGCTGTCCCGGCCATGA
- a CDS encoding fluoride efflux transporter FluC, with translation MMVLWVALAGSAGAVARFVLDGVIRSRCSSEFPWATVVINATGSLLLGVLAGLVLFRGSPGSVQAIVGIGFCGGYTTFSTASFEAVRLIQRQRYRAAAANAFGTLALTVLAGAAGLAVAGW, from the coding sequence GTGATGGTGTTGTGGGTGGCTTTGGCCGGTAGCGCCGGGGCGGTCGCACGGTTCGTTCTCGACGGGGTGATCCGGTCGCGATGCTCCTCGGAGTTCCCGTGGGCGACGGTCGTCATCAACGCGACTGGATCGCTGCTGCTGGGGGTGTTGGCCGGTCTGGTCCTTTTTCGCGGATCGCCGGGCTCGGTGCAGGCGATCGTGGGGATCGGGTTCTGTGGTGGGTATACCACCTTCAGTACCGCCAGTTTCGAAGCAGTGCGATTGATCCAGCGCCAACGGTACCGAGCTGCTGCGGCCAACGCGTTCGGCACGCTGGCACTGACCGTCCTAGCGGGCGCGGCCGGACTGGCCGTGGCCGGATGGTGA
- a CDS encoding fluoride efflux transporter FluC codes for MSGHREVSAVPPVDSTPRSPAPPHVRASAIAAVALGGLIGAPARYGLGVVFPHNPTGHWPVTTFAINIVGAFVLGGLLEALARLGPDSGWRQRARLCVGTGIIGSFTTYSTLAVDTDLLLRGHHPWSAVTYALGTVIVGMVATAAGIGTGAWMTTWREEERR; via the coding sequence TTGTCCGGTCACCGCGAAGTCTCCGCTGTTCCGCCGGTCGATTCCACCCCACGCTCACCAGCTCCACCGCATGTCCGTGCGTCGGCGATTGCGGCGGTCGCTCTCGGTGGCTTGATCGGCGCTCCCGCGCGCTACGGGCTCGGTGTCGTGTTTCCACACAACCCAACCGGGCACTGGCCCGTGACTACATTCGCCATCAACATCGTCGGTGCGTTCGTGCTGGGTGGGCTGCTGGAAGCGTTGGCCCGGCTGGGGCCGGATTCAGGGTGGCGGCAACGAGCACGCCTATGTGTCGGCACCGGGATAATCGGTTCGTTCACCACCTACAGCACACTCGCGGTAGACACCGACCTGCTGTTACGTGGCCACCACCCATGGTCCGCCGTTACCTACGCCCTCGGCACGGTGATCGTAGGGATGGTCGCTACCGCAGCCGGGATCGGCACCGGTGCGTGGATGACAACGTGGCGCGAGGAGGAGCGGCGGTGA